The following are encoded together in the Ovis aries strain OAR_USU_Benz2616 breed Rambouillet chromosome 15, ARS-UI_Ramb_v3.0, whole genome shotgun sequence genome:
- the C15H11orf87 gene encoding uncharacterized protein C11orf87 homolog, giving the protein MSARAPKELRLALPPCLLNRTFASPNASGSGNASARGPGAGGGSGGTCITQVGQQLFQSFSSTLVLIVLVTLIFCLIVLSLSTFHIHKRRMKKRKMQRAQEEYERDHCGGNRGGRGLPQPEGGQASTQGKEARLERQARDSVFCAPSSASSSSSPPGLPCQAPCAPPAPPAPSPQGAHTASSCLDPVGEGLLQAVVLS; this is encoded by the coding sequence ATGAGTGCCAGGGCGCCCAAGGAGCTGAGGCTGGCGCTGCCGCCGTGTCTCCTCAACCGGACCTTCGCTTCCCCTAACGCCAGCGGCAGCGGCAACGCGAGCGCCCGTGGCCCAGGCGCAGGCGGCGGTAGCGGCGGCACCTGCATCACGCAGGTGGGACAGCAGCTTTTCCAGTCCTTCTCCTCCACGCTGGTGCTGATTGTCCTGGTCACCCTCATCTTCTGCCTCATCGTGCTGTCCCTCTCCACTTTCCATATCCACAAGCGTAGGATGAAGAAGAGGAAGATGCAGAGGGCTCAGGAGGAATATGAGCGGGATCACTGCGGTGGCAACCGCGGCGGGAGGGGGCTGCCCCAACCCGAGGGAGGCCAGGCTTCGACCCAAGGAAAAGAAGCCCGGCTGGAGAGGCAGGCCCGGGACTCTGTCTTCTGCGCCCCATCCAGCGCTTCTTCTTCGTCTTCTCCCCCTGGCCtcccatgccaggctccctgtgctCCGCCTGCACCGCCGGCCCCCAGTCCGCAAGGAGCACACACAGCCTCCTCCTGTTTGGACCCAGTTGGCGAGGGCCTTTTGCAAGCGGTGGTACTATCCTGA